One Streptomyces sp. L2 genomic window carries:
- a CDS encoding acyl-CoA carboxylase subunit epsilon: MRGNPDAAELAALTVVLTRLTAPAGAGPDDLQPPAGPRWPSDGRAPAGAGAWATAAPPSWRDEV; the protein is encoded by the coding sequence GTGAGGGGAAACCCCGACGCGGCGGAACTGGCGGCGCTCACCGTGGTCCTGACCCGGCTGACGGCCCCTGCCGGGGCCGGGCCGGACGACCTTCAGCCGCCCGCCGGCCCGCGCTGGCCGAGCGACGGCCGCGCCCCGGCGGGCGCGGGGGCCTGGGCGACGGCAGCGCCCCCGAGCTGGCGGGACGAGGTTTGA
- a CDS encoding YbaK/EbsC family protein produces the protein MATRSEKNGASDSGVHPRFAEALQGLGIGDLTARVRRFPDGTRTAVEAAAAVGCELSQICKSLIFAADGVPVLVLMDGASRVDVERVREELAAGKVTRADAGIVRETTGYAIGGVPPFGHRTRTRVLADRSLLAHDVVWAAAGTPYAVFPIEPGELVRHAGATVVDLRERTA, from the coding sequence ATGGCGACGAGGTCCGAGAAGAACGGAGCCAGCGATTCCGGGGTGCACCCCCGGTTCGCCGAGGCTCTCCAAGGGCTGGGCATCGGGGACCTGACAGCGCGGGTACGGCGGTTTCCGGACGGTACGCGTACCGCCGTGGAGGCCGCCGCCGCCGTCGGCTGCGAGCTGAGCCAGATCTGCAAGTCGCTGATCTTCGCCGCCGACGGCGTGCCGGTGCTCGTGCTGATGGACGGCGCGTCCCGGGTCGACGTGGAGCGGGTCAGGGAGGAACTGGCGGCCGGCAAGGTGACCCGGGCCGACGCCGGGATCGTCCGGGAGACCACCGGGTACGCCATCGGAGGCGTCCCGCCCTTCGGGCACCGCACCCGCACCCGGGTCCTCGCCGACCGCTCCCTCCTCGCGCACGACGTGGTCTGGGCGGCGGCCGGAACGCCCTACGCGGTCTTCCCGATCGAGCCCGGGGAACTGGTCCGGCACGCCGGCGCCACCGTGGTGGACCTGCGCGAGAGGACCGCGTGA
- a CDS encoding DMT family transporter, translating to MTPLVATAVLFAAVTHASWNAIAHRITDKLVGFTLISGGGLLIGLALAVFVPFPAGGAWPYLLTSSCVHVAYYALLMTSFRLGDFGQAYPIARGTAPLVVTVLAAVFAHEVPGVWAAAGIAVSCVGLTGVSLWGMRGRRPNWPAIGAAAATGLTIATYTVIDGLGVRVSHTPLGYIAWLMAVQGVVIPAYMYARRRGEMIRQLRPYVWLGLFGAALSVTAYALVLWAQTRAELAPIAALRESSIIVGAAIGAVFFKERFGAPRIAAAGLLVVGIGLMLHAG from the coding sequence GTGACCCCGCTCGTCGCCACCGCGGTCCTGTTCGCCGCCGTCACGCACGCCAGCTGGAACGCCATCGCCCACCGGATCACCGACAAGCTCGTCGGCTTCACCCTGATATCCGGCGGCGGGCTGCTGATCGGCCTGGCCCTGGCCGTCTTCGTCCCGTTTCCGGCGGGCGGCGCCTGGCCCTACCTCCTGACCTCCTCCTGCGTCCACGTCGCCTACTACGCCCTGCTGATGACGTCCTTCCGGCTCGGCGACTTCGGGCAGGCCTATCCCATCGCCCGCGGCACCGCGCCCCTGGTGGTCACCGTGCTCGCCGCCGTCTTCGCCCACGAGGTGCCCGGCGTCTGGGCGGCCGCCGGCATCGCGGTCTCCTGCGTCGGCCTGACCGGCGTCAGCCTCTGGGGCATGCGGGGCCGCCGCCCGAACTGGCCCGCGATCGGCGCCGCCGCCGCGACCGGCCTCACCATCGCCACCTACACGGTGATCGACGGCCTCGGCGTCCGCGTCTCCCACACCCCGCTCGGCTACATCGCCTGGCTGATGGCCGTCCAGGGCGTGGTCATCCCGGCCTACATGTACGCCCGGAGGCGCGGCGAGATGATCCGTCAACTCCGCCCCTATGTTTGGCTCGGCCTCTTCGGTGCCGCCCTGTCCGTCACTGCCTACGCCCTCGTCCTGTGGGCCCAGACCCGCGCCGAACTCGCCCCGATCGCCGCCCTGCGCGAATCCTCCATCATCGTCGGCGCGGCCATCGGCGCCGTCTTCTTCAAGGAACGCTTCGGCGCCCCTCGGATAGCGGCGGCGGGGTTGCTGGTTGTGGGCATCGGGCTGATGCTGCACGCCGGGTAG
- a CDS encoding MarR family transcriptional regulator, translated as MDDGLADLLHRVVFLLGEATRQRREGADGLSYSQMRLLGTLEDIQPVTQHQLAQALSVSDPAISRALRPLEAAGLVQVRPDPEHARRRLVRITDAGRKTFHDSGKPLYDELREALLAADFPYERYLRDTAQLARLLERP; from the coding sequence ATGGACGACGGACTGGCTGACCTTCTGCATCGCGTGGTGTTCCTGCTGGGCGAGGCCACAAGACAGCGCCGCGAGGGTGCCGACGGCCTGAGCTACAGCCAGATGCGCCTGCTGGGAACGCTGGAGGACATCCAGCCCGTGACCCAGCACCAACTGGCACAGGCACTCTCGGTGTCCGACCCCGCGATCAGCCGGGCGCTACGCCCCCTGGAGGCGGCCGGCCTGGTACAGGTCCGCCCCGACCCGGAGCACGCCCGGCGCCGCCTGGTCCGCATCACCGACGCGGGCCGCAAAACGTTCCACGACAGCGGAAAGCCCCTCTACGACGAACTACGCGAAGCCCTACTCGCCGCCGACTTCCCCTACGAGCGATACCTACGGGACACGGCCCAGCTGGCGCGTCTCCTCGAACGCCCCTGA
- a CDS encoding DUF6790 family protein — translation MDTISYVSQSAFPLVWILVAVVGAFVRTRHSPSRRAALETWQRWWAVAALGCGSLWLTVAFIAVPDVMATAIGFERTPFEFEIAFANLGLAVMGFRAASGSATPRERVTVGLGAGMFLWGAVIGHFVQWFGHGDHAPGNGGGVLVCDVLFPAVMILLARRSERLASGHAKSGHEAGPRTKMAPETTAGSSA, via the coding sequence ATGGACACGATTTCTTACGTCTCGCAGTCCGCCTTTCCGCTGGTGTGGATCCTGGTGGCCGTCGTCGGCGCGTTCGTCCGCACCCGGCACAGTCCCTCCCGTCGGGCGGCCCTGGAGACCTGGCAGCGGTGGTGGGCCGTCGCCGCGCTCGGGTGCGGGAGTCTCTGGCTTACGGTCGCCTTCATCGCTGTGCCGGACGTGATGGCCACCGCGATCGGTTTCGAGCGGACTCCGTTCGAGTTCGAGATCGCCTTCGCCAATCTCGGGCTCGCCGTCATGGGCTTTCGGGCTGCCTCTGGGTCGGCCACGCCCCGTGAGCGCGTCACCGTCGGGCTCGGGGCCGGCATGTTCCTCTGGGGCGCCGTGATCGGGCACTTCGTCCAGTGGTTCGGGCATGGCGACCATGCGCCGGGCAACGGGGGCGGGGTTCTCGTCTGCGATGTGCTCTTCCCCGCCGTCATGATCCTTCTGGCCCGGCGTTCGGAGCGGCTGGCCTCGGGGCACGCGAAGAGCGGGCACGAGGCGGGTCCTCGTACGAAGATGGCCCCGGAGACGACAGCAGGGAGCAGCGCATGA
- a CDS encoding NAD(P)-dependent oxidoreductase, with amino-acid sequence MTDQPTVSVLGTGIMGAAMARNLCRAGMSVQVWNRTREKAEPLAADGARVAGTPAEAVEGADVVLTMLYDGHTVMGVMREAVPGLRPGTVWAQSTTAGTELAGDLAAFAREHGLVFYDAPVLGTRQPAEDGKLTVLAAGPDAGRETVAPVFDAVGAKTLWTGDDGGAGSASRLKLVANSWVLAATAATGEVLALAKALGVDPERFFELIGGGPLDMGYLRAKSALVLEDRLTPAQFAVGTAEKDARLIVEAGERGGVRLDVAAAAAERFARAAALGHGDEDMVAAYFASFENEDEH; translated from the coding sequence ATGACCGACCAGCCCACCGTCAGTGTTCTCGGTACCGGCATCATGGGCGCCGCCATGGCCCGGAACCTGTGCCGGGCCGGGATGTCCGTCCAGGTGTGGAACCGGACCCGGGAGAAGGCCGAGCCGCTGGCCGCCGACGGGGCGCGCGTCGCCGGGACGCCCGCCGAGGCCGTCGAGGGTGCCGACGTGGTGCTGACGATGCTCTACGACGGGCACACGGTGATGGGTGTCATGCGGGAGGCCGTGCCCGGGCTGCGGCCGGGGACGGTGTGGGCGCAGAGTACGACCGCGGGGACCGAGCTGGCCGGTGATCTCGCCGCCTTCGCCCGTGAGCACGGGCTCGTGTTCTACGACGCCCCTGTTCTCGGTACCCGGCAGCCCGCCGAGGACGGAAAGCTCACCGTGCTGGCCGCCGGGCCGGACGCCGGGCGGGAGACGGTCGCGCCCGTGTTCGACGCCGTCGGGGCCAAGACGTTGTGGACCGGTGACGACGGGGGAGCGGGCAGCGCCAGCCGGCTGAAGCTCGTCGCCAACAGCTGGGTGCTGGCGGCCACCGCCGCGACCGGTGAGGTGCTGGCGCTGGCCAAGGCGCTCGGCGTCGATCCCGAGAGGTTCTTCGAGCTGATCGGGGGTGGGCCGCTCGACATGGGGTACCTGCGCGCCAAGTCCGCGCTGGTGCTGGAGGACCGGCTGACCCCGGCGCAGTTCGCCGTGGGGACCGCCGAGAAGGACGCCCGGCTCATCGTCGAGGCCGGTGAGCGGGGTGGCGTACGGCTCGACGTCGCGGCGGCCGCTGCCGAGCGGTTCGCGCGCGCTGCCGCGCTCGGGCACGGTGACGAGGACATGGTCGCCGCCTACTTCGCCAGCTTCGAGAACGAGGACGAGCACTGA
- a CDS encoding PPOX class F420-dependent oxidoreductase, protein MSKPPLPAEAVAMLGRANPCVMATVRSDGAPVSTATWYLWEDGRVLVNLDAGRVRLKHLRRDPRVTLTVLSGDSWYHHVTLIGRVGEIYDDSDLADIDRLSRHYTGEPYPQRKRPRVSAWVDVERWHGWGEFKDRGAGSST, encoded by the coding sequence TTGTCCAAACCGCCGCTGCCTGCCGAGGCCGTCGCCATGCTGGGCCGGGCCAACCCCTGTGTGATGGCCACCGTCCGCTCCGACGGGGCGCCCGTGTCCACCGCCACCTGGTACCTGTGGGAGGACGGGCGGGTGCTGGTCAACCTGGACGCCGGGCGGGTGCGGCTGAAGCATCTGCGGCGGGATCCGCGCGTCACGCTGACGGTGCTCTCCGGGGACAGCTGGTACCACCACGTCACCCTGATCGGGCGGGTCGGTGAGATCTACGACGACTCGGATCTCGCCGACATCGACCGGCTCTCCCGGCATTACACCGGCGAGCCGTATCCGCAGCGGAAACGGCCCCGGGTCAGTGCCTGGGTGGACGTGGAGCGCTGGCACGGCTGGGGCGAGTTCAAGGACCGGGGCGCCGGCTCGTCGACGTGA
- a CDS encoding DUF1876 domain-containing protein — protein MMHTAVGWHIELEFEEDAGHTRAVAMVRLGDGTEVRAHGRATRHSVDANQPRVGEEIAGARALNELAMRLLTKAHDEIDADSGRTSHPIHV, from the coding sequence ATGATGCACACCGCTGTGGGATGGCACATCGAGCTGGAGTTCGAGGAGGATGCCGGGCACACGCGCGCGGTCGCGATGGTGCGCCTGGGCGACGGCACCGAGGTCCGCGCGCACGGCCGTGCCACCCGGCACAGCGTGGACGCCAACCAGCCCCGGGTCGGTGAGGAGATCGCGGGCGCCCGCGCCCTCAACGAGCTGGCCATGCGATTGCTCACCAAGGCCCACGACGAGATCGACGCGGATTCCGGGCGGACCTCGCACCCGATCCACGTCTGA
- a CDS encoding serine hydrolase domain-containing protein — translation MAVRGTVAEGFEPVAEAFAANFTLLGERGAAVAVYRDGHRVVDLWAGTRDVDGPAPWERGTAQIVRSATKGVAAAVLLLLHQRGELDLDAPVGAYWPEYKAAGKEHTLVRHLLAHRAGIPALDRPLTPAEAADPDLAAAAVAAQAPFWEPGTDHGYHAHTYGWLTGELVRRITGRDMGEWIAAEIAGPLGADLWLGLPESEQAHVGRVGPLEGPEAAGALRTRPKRAVSEAYADPGSLTRRAFAAITPAPDENAPAHRAAVLPASNGIATADGLARVYASLIGEVDGGARLFTPDTVDLARAEQSAGPDRVLVVGTRFGLGYMLHGSASPLLSPGSFGHPGRGGALGFADPESGIAFGYVTNGFRKSVTADPRAQALVRAVRGVLP, via the coding sequence GTGGCCGTGCGCGGCACGGTGGCCGAGGGCTTCGAGCCGGTCGCGGAGGCGTTCGCCGCGAACTTCACGCTCCTCGGCGAGCGGGGCGCCGCCGTCGCCGTGTACCGGGACGGGCACCGGGTCGTCGACCTGTGGGCGGGCACCCGGGACGTCGACGGTCCGGCCCCCTGGGAGCGCGGCACCGCGCAGATCGTCCGCTCCGCGACCAAGGGCGTCGCCGCCGCCGTACTCCTGCTGCTGCACCAGCGCGGCGAGCTGGACCTGGACGCCCCGGTGGGCGCCTACTGGCCCGAGTACAAGGCGGCCGGCAAGGAGCACACCCTCGTACGGCACCTGCTCGCGCACCGCGCCGGCATACCCGCGCTGGACCGGCCGCTGACCCCGGCGGAGGCCGCCGACCCGGACCTCGCGGCAGCCGCCGTGGCCGCTCAGGCCCCGTTCTGGGAGCCGGGCACGGACCACGGCTACCACGCCCACACCTACGGCTGGCTCACCGGCGAACTGGTCCGCCGGATCACCGGGCGGGACATGGGCGAGTGGATCGCGGCGGAGATCGCCGGGCCGCTCGGCGCGGACCTCTGGCTCGGCCTGCCGGAGTCGGAGCAGGCACACGTGGGCCGCGTCGGTCCCCTGGAAGGCCCGGAGGCGGCCGGAGCCCTGAGGACGCGCCCCAAGCGGGCGGTCTCCGAGGCCTACGCCGACCCCGGCTCCCTCACCCGCCGCGCGTTCGCCGCGATCACCCCGGCGCCCGACGAGAACGCGCCCGCGCACCGCGCCGCCGTCCTGCCCGCCTCCAACGGCATCGCCACCGCCGACGGCCTGGCCCGCGTCTACGCCTCCCTCATCGGCGAAGTGGACGGCGGAGCGCGCCTCTTCACCCCGGACACGGTGGACCTCGCCCGCGCGGAGCAGTCCGCCGGGCCGGACCGGGTCCTGGTCGTGGGGACCCGCTTCGGCCTCGGCTACATGCTGCACGGCAGCGCGTCCCCGCTGCTCTCCCCGGGCTCCTTCGGGCACCCCGGCCGGGGCGGCGCCCTCGGGTTCGCCGACCCGGAGAGCGGCATCGCGTTCGGCTACGTCACCAACGGGTTCCGCAAGAGCGTGACGGCGGACCCGCGCGCGCAGGCACTGGTGCGGGCGGTGCGCGGGGTACTGCCCTGA
- a CDS encoding ABC transporter ATP-binding protein, whose amino-acid sequence MDAVTASLEVSGLAFAYPDGHQALFGVDFRIERGERVALLGPNGAGKTTLVLHLNGILGGGAGTVTVAGLPVGKRHMAEIRQKVGIVFQDPDDQLFMPTVREDVAFGPAAAGIKGAALEERVRHALELVGMADFADRPPHHLSFGQRRRVAVATVLAMEPEILVLDEPSSNLDPASRRELADILRSLDVTVLMVTHDLPYALELCPRALVLSEGVIAADGPTGGLLSDAELMRAHRLELPFGFDPTSVIMGA is encoded by the coding sequence ATGGATGCTGTGACCGCTTCGCTGGAGGTCTCCGGCCTCGCCTTCGCCTACCCCGACGGGCATCAGGCCCTGTTCGGCGTGGACTTCAGAATCGAGCGCGGCGAACGGGTCGCGCTGCTCGGCCCGAACGGCGCCGGGAAGACGACCCTGGTACTGCACCTCAACGGCATCCTGGGCGGCGGCGCCGGGACGGTGACGGTGGCCGGGCTGCCCGTCGGCAAGCGGCACATGGCCGAGATCCGGCAGAAGGTCGGCATCGTCTTCCAGGACCCCGACGACCAGCTGTTCATGCCGACGGTCCGTGAGGACGTGGCGTTCGGCCCGGCGGCGGCCGGGATCAAGGGGGCCGCGCTGGAGGAGCGCGTCCGGCACGCCCTGGAGCTGGTCGGCATGGCGGACTTCGCCGACCGGCCCCCGCACCACCTGTCCTTCGGGCAGCGCCGCCGGGTCGCCGTCGCCACGGTCCTCGCGATGGAGCCGGAGATCCTGGTCCTGGACGAGCCCTCCTCCAACCTGGACCCGGCCTCCCGGCGGGAACTGGCCGACATCCTGCGCTCCCTCGACGTCACCGTCCTCATGGTCACGCACGACCTGCCGTACGCCCTGGAGCTGTGCCCGCGCGCGCTGGTCCTCAGCGAGGGCGTCATCGCCGCCGACGGGCCCACGGGCGGGCTGCTGTCCGACGCGGAGCTGATGCGGGCCCACCGACTGGAGCTGCCGTTCGGCTTCGATCCGACGTCCGTCATCATGGGGGCCTGA
- the cbiQ gene encoding cobalt ECF transporter T component CbiQ: MGAGHAHRLYRRGHSPVHGLPPHTKLAAVFVFVVVVVSTPREAMWAFALYAVLLAGVARLSRVPAAFLLKRLLIEIPFVAFAVLMPFVAEGDRVHVLGLSLSVNGLWGAWNVLAKGTLGVAASVLLAATTELRELLLGLQRLKLPPLLVQIASFMIRYGDVITDEMRRMRIARESRGFEARGVRHWGVLAKSAGALFIRSYERGERVHLAMVSRGYAGSMPVIDEVTASRAQWSYALALPAAALVVCLLGWML, from the coding sequence GTGGGGGCCGGACACGCGCACCGGCTGTACCGGCGCGGGCACTCGCCCGTGCACGGTCTGCCGCCGCACACCAAACTGGCCGCCGTGTTCGTCTTCGTGGTCGTCGTGGTGTCGACGCCACGCGAGGCGATGTGGGCGTTCGCCCTGTACGCCGTCCTGCTCGCCGGCGTCGCCCGGCTCTCGCGCGTGCCCGCTGCCTTCCTGCTCAAGCGGCTGCTGATCGAGATCCCGTTCGTGGCGTTCGCCGTCCTCATGCCGTTCGTCGCCGAGGGCGACCGGGTGCACGTGCTGGGGCTGTCCCTGAGTGTCAACGGACTGTGGGGCGCCTGGAACGTGCTCGCCAAGGGCACCCTGGGGGTCGCCGCGTCCGTGCTGCTGGCCGCCACCACCGAACTGCGCGAACTGCTGCTGGGACTCCAGCGGCTGAAGCTCCCCCCGCTGCTCGTGCAGATCGCCTCCTTCATGATCCGCTACGGCGACGTCATCACCGACGAGATGCGCCGGATGCGGATCGCCCGCGAGTCCCGGGGCTTCGAGGCGCGCGGCGTCCGCCACTGGGGGGTGCTGGCGAAGTCGGCCGGCGCCCTGTTCATCCGCTCCTACGAACGCGGGGAACGGGTGCACCTGGCCATGGTGAGCCGGGGCTACGCCGGTTCGATGCCCGTGATCGACGAGGTGACCGCGTCCCGGGCGCAGTGGTCGTACGCCCTCGCCCTGCCCGCCGCCGCCCTCGTCGTCTGCCTGCTGGGATGGATGCTGTGA
- a CDS encoding energy-coupling factor ABC transporter permease: MHVPDGFIDAPTSAVTGVVAAGALAVSLRGARRELDERTAPLAGLVAAFIFAVQMLNFPVAAGTSGHLLGGALAAILVGPYTGVLCVSVVLLMQGVLFADGGLTALGVNITDMALVTTVVSYAVFRALLAVLPRGRRSVTVASFVAALVSVPAAAVAFTLIYAVGGTTDVSLGKVATAMIGVHVLIGIGEAVITALTVGAVIAVRPDLVHGARGLHQRLKLRVNGELVDAPADPATGTAPVAARTSRRRLWAAGLLTSLLLAGFVSFYASANPDGLEKVAHDKGIDQKERAHASEDSPLAGYGVKDIADARLSGGLAGVIGVGVTVVAGSTVFWAVSRRRRTGEPAEAA, encoded by the coding sequence GTGCATGTACCTGACGGATTCATCGACGCCCCCACGTCCGCGGTCACCGGAGTGGTCGCCGCCGGCGCCCTCGCGGTGAGCCTGCGCGGCGCCCGGCGGGAACTCGACGAGCGCACGGCCCCGCTGGCCGGGCTCGTGGCCGCGTTCATCTTCGCCGTCCAGATGCTCAACTTCCCGGTCGCCGCAGGCACGAGCGGCCATCTGCTCGGCGGGGCGCTGGCCGCGATCCTCGTCGGCCCGTACACCGGTGTGCTGTGCGTGTCGGTGGTGCTGCTCATGCAGGGGGTGCTGTTCGCCGACGGCGGGCTGACCGCGCTCGGCGTGAACATCACCGACATGGCGCTCGTCACCACCGTGGTGTCGTACGCCGTCTTCCGCGCGCTCCTCGCGGTGCTGCCCCGGGGCCGGCGGTCGGTGACTGTCGCCTCCTTCGTCGCCGCGCTGGTGTCGGTGCCGGCCGCCGCCGTCGCCTTCACCCTCATCTACGCGGTCGGCGGCACCACCGACGTCTCCCTCGGCAAGGTGGCGACCGCGATGATCGGCGTCCACGTGCTGATCGGCATCGGCGAGGCCGTGATCACCGCGCTCACGGTGGGCGCCGTCATCGCCGTACGGCCAGACCTGGTGCACGGCGCGCGCGGGCTGCACCAGCGGCTCAAGCTGCGGGTGAACGGCGAGCTGGTGGACGCGCCCGCCGACCCGGCGACCGGCACCGCGCCCGTCGCCGCCCGCACCTCGCGGCGCCGGCTGTGGGCGGCGGGCCTGCTCACCTCCCTGCTGCTCGCCGGATTCGTCAGCTTCTACGCCTCCGCCAACCCGGACGGGCTGGAGAAGGTCGCCCACGACAAGGGCATCGACCAGAAGGAGCGGGCGCACGCCTCCGAGGACTCCCCCCTGGCCGGCTACGGCGTGAAGGACATCGCCGACGCCCGGCTGTCCGGCGGCCTCGCGGGCGTGATCGGCGTCGGCGTCACGGTCGTCGCGGGCAGCACGGTGTTCTGGGCGGTCTCCCGCCGGCGCCGGACCGGCGAACCCGCCGAGGCCGCCTGA
- a CDS encoding SsgA family sporulation/cell division regulator translates to MSVVEQYARAHIVTDEEDPGTVPVVLRYDPDSDPRSVRVGLPGPHEWTFSRTLLERGLRAPAASGDVRVWPCGRVQAVLEFHSDDGVEVVQFESKALIRFLRRTYTAEPVHT, encoded by the coding sequence ATGTCGGTAGTCGAACAGTACGCGCGCGCCCATATCGTCACGGACGAGGAGGACCCGGGAACCGTACCGGTGGTGCTCCGGTACGACCCAGACAGCGATCCACGCTCGGTCCGGGTCGGCCTGCCCGGTCCGCACGAGTGGACCTTCTCACGCACCCTGCTCGAACGGGGGCTGCGGGCCCCGGCCGCCAGCGGGGACGTGCGGGTCTGGCCGTGCGGACGCGTCCAGGCCGTCCTCGAATTCCATTCGGACGACGGTGTCGAGGTCGTGCAGTTCGAGTCGAAGGCCCTGATCAGATTCCTCCGCCGGACCTACACCGCCGAACCCGTGCACACCTGA
- a CDS encoding penicillin-binding transpeptidase domain-containing protein has product MGKRRRVAERRTNRPAVLGAMTAVVAVGAGLGAYLLYDGGAAADARTATTAGHRAVKTGPLTASEIRTASTRFLTAWQQGKAADAAAATDDTAAAQALLTGYTKDAHIKDVTVTAKPAAGAKVPFSVRATVSYQGHSKPLAYGSSLTVVRRASDGRPLVDWHASVVHPELKDGDTLVTGESGTPPVKALDRHGGELTAAKYPSLGTVLDGLREKYGKKAGGKAGVELRVVRGKASKAAKLSDKTLVELSKGTPGTVQTTLSPVYQAAAEQQVAKQDRSSVVVVRPSTGEILAVANHGHGFNVGFQGSLAPGSTMKIVTSTMLFEKGLVTPEAEHPCPKTYKLAGWTFHNDADSEIKHGSFKLSFGASCNNAFIDFAPKLSNSDLTKEAQQVYGLGMNNWSIGVPSFDGSVPVQSGAQMGASLIGQGGVRMNPLNMASVSATVASGVFHQPYLVSPDVDHRTLAKAARTMSAKTQSQLKEVMRYTAAYGTAAKPMAGLGPDSGAKTGSAEVDGQKKPNGWFTAYRGDLAAAGVVQAGGHGGDTAGPMVAALLKMGG; this is encoded by the coding sequence GTGGGCAAGAGAAGGCGCGTCGCCGAGCGACGGACGAACAGACCCGCCGTACTCGGCGCAATGACCGCCGTGGTCGCGGTGGGCGCCGGGCTCGGCGCCTACCTGCTGTACGACGGCGGGGCCGCGGCCGACGCGCGGACGGCGACCACGGCCGGTCACCGGGCCGTGAAGACCGGCCCGTTGACGGCCTCCGAGATCCGCACGGCCTCCACCCGCTTCCTCACCGCCTGGCAGCAGGGCAAGGCCGCCGACGCGGCCGCCGCCACCGACGACACCGCCGCCGCCCAGGCCCTGCTCACCGGCTATACCAAGGACGCCCACATCAAGGACGTCACCGTCACCGCGAAGCCCGCGGCCGGCGCGAAGGTGCCGTTCTCCGTCCGGGCGACGGTGTCGTACCAGGGGCACAGCAAGCCGCTGGCGTACGGCAGTTCCCTCACCGTGGTGCGGCGCGCGAGCGACGGCAGGCCGCTGGTCGACTGGCACGCCTCCGTCGTCCACCCCGAGCTGAAGGACGGCGACACGCTCGTCACCGGCGAGTCCGGCACCCCGCCGGTCAAGGCGCTGGACCGGCACGGCGGGGAGCTGACGGCGGCCAAGTACCCGTCGCTGGGCACGGTCCTGGACGGGCTGCGGGAGAAGTACGGCAAGAAGGCCGGCGGCAAGGCGGGCGTGGAGCTGCGCGTGGTGCGCGGCAAGGCGTCGAAGGCGGCCAAGCTGTCCGACAAGACGCTGGTGGAGCTGAGCAAGGGCACGCCGGGCACCGTGCAGACGACGCTCAGCCCGGTCTACCAGGCGGCGGCCGAGCAGCAGGTGGCGAAGCAGGACCGCTCGTCGGTGGTCGTGGTGCGCCCGTCGACCGGGGAGATCCTGGCCGTCGCGAACCACGGCCACGGTTTCAACGTCGGCTTCCAGGGCTCCCTGGCGCCCGGCTCCACGATGAAGATCGTGACGTCGACGATGCTGTTCGAGAAGGGGCTGGTCACGCCGGAGGCCGAGCACCCCTGCCCCAAGACGTACAAGCTGGCCGGCTGGACGTTCCACAACGACGCGGACTCCGAGATCAAGCACGGCTCGTTCAAGCTGAGCTTTGGGGCGTCCTGCAACAACGCGTTCATCGACTTCGCGCCGAAGCTGTCGAACAGCGACCTGACGAAGGAGGCGCAGCAGGTCTACGGCCTCGGGATGAACAACTGGTCCATCGGGGTGCCGTCCTTCGACGGCTCGGTGCCGGTGCAGAGCGGGGCGCAGATGGGTGCCTCGCTGATCGGGCAGGGCGGGGTGCGGATGAACCCGCTGAACATGGCGTCGGTGTCGGCGACGGTGGCGTCGGGTGTCTTCCACCAGCCGTACCTGGTGTCGCCGGACGTGGACCACCGCACGCTGGCGAAGGCCGCGCGCACGATGTCGGCGAAGACGCAGAGCCAGTTGAAGGAGGTCATGCGGTACACGGCGGCGTACGGCACGGCGGCGAAGCCGATGGCGGGCCTCGGCCCGGACTCCGGTGCGAAGACGGGGTCGGCGGAGGTCGACGGGCAGAAGAAGCCGAACGGCTGGTTCACGGCCTACCGGGGTGATCTCGCCGCCGCCGGTGTGGTGCAGGCGGGCGGTCACGGCGGCGACACGGCCGGTCCGATGGTGGCGGCGCTGCTCAAGATGGGCGGCTGA